Below is a window of Halanaerobiales bacterium DNA.
AGATGAGCCAACAACAGCGCTTGATGTAACAATCCAGGCCCAGATCTTGGACTTAATGAATGATCTAAAACAGAGATTTGGAATGGCAATAATGATGATAACTCATGACCTTGGAGTAATAGCAGAGGTAGCAGATAGAATAGCAGTAATGTATGCCGGAAAAGTAATGGAATATACAGATGCAGTAAGTCTATTTAAAGATCCAAAACATCCATATACCTGGGGACTAATGCACTCAATACCAAGACTTGATAAGAGTGTAGAAAAGCTATATGCAATACCAGGAATGGTACCAAGTCCACTTGATTTCCCAGAAGGATGTAAGTATAACACAAGGTGTGAACTTGCAGATGAGAAATGTATGGCAGAAGAACCGCCATTAGAGGAGATAGAAGATGGACATGAAGTAAGATGCTGGCATGTAGATGAATTAGAAAAACTGAAGAAAAAACAGGCAAATTATGAAAAAGAAGATGAGCATGTATCATTATAAATTGTAAAAAAACCTGGAGGTGAATGATTTGGCAGCACGCGAAAAGTTATTAGAGTTAAAAAATGTAAAGAAATACTTTCCAGTAAAAGCTGGAGTATTTAGAAGGACAGTAGATTATGTGAAAGCAGTAGATGATATAAGTTTTCATATATTCAAAGGAGAAACATTAGGACTTGTTGGAGAATCTGGATGTGGTAAATCAACAACAGGAAGAACAATACTAAGACTGCTGGAAGCAACAGAGGGAGATATATATTTTGAAGGAAAAAACATTGTAGAATTGGGTAAAAAAGAACTGAGAGATATCAGAAAAGATATGCAGATAATCTTTCAGGATCCTTATGCTTCACTTAACCCAAGAATGACAGTAGCAGATATAGTAGGAGAGCCACTTGATATCCACAATTTAGTAGATAACAAAAAAGAAAGAAATGAAAGAGTATTAGAGATATTAGATACAGTAGGACTTAGTGAAGACCATATGAAAAGATATCCACATGAATTTTCTGGAGGACAGAGACAGAGAATAGGAGTGGCAAGAGCGCTGGCAGTTGATCCCAAGATAATTATAGCAGATGAGCCGGTATCAGCGTTAGATGTATCGATTCAGGCTCAGGTAATAAATATGATGCAGGATTTACAGGATGACTTTGATCTGACATATTTATTTATAGCTCATGATTTAAGTGTAGTAAAACATATAAGTGATAGAATAGCAGTAATGTATTTAGGTAAGTTAGTAGAGATAGCAGATAAGAAAGAGTTATTTGAAAATACTTTACATCCTTATACTCAGGCTTTACTATCAGCAATACCAATAGCAGATCCAACCTATGATAAGGAAAGAATAATCTTAGAAGGAGATGTACCTAGTCCGGTAGATCCACCATCTGGATGTCGTTTTCACCCACGCTGTCCAAAGGCAATGGATATATGTAGTGAAAAAGAACCTGAATTTAAAGATTATGGTGATGAACATTATGCTGCTTGTCATCTATTAGATTAAGTTCAAATAATTACTAAATTAAAATATAAGTTAAGTTTAATTAATAAACCCTGAATTCTAAATCGAATTCAGGGTTTATTAATGTTAAAAGAAATTATTTTTCTATTTTAAATTTAGATAGAATTTGTTCAAATTTTTTGGGAATTTTGGCTTTGATGTAAATGTTATTTTTTGAATAACTTTCTTCAATTACCTGGCCTTTATTATGAATTTTTTCTATCCAATTAGCTTTATTATAAGGTAGTTTAAGATTAACTTTCACTAAACTTTTTTCTAAAATAGATTTTATTTTTTCTAATAGTTTATCTTTTCCCTCTCCTGTTAAAGAAGAAATAGATAGGTGATCAGGATACTGTAATTCTAAACTTTTGAGATCACCGTTTTGACATTTGTCAATTTTATT
It encodes the following:
- a CDS encoding ABC transporter ATP-binding protein; the encoded protein is TIGIVGESGCGKSVTSLSIMRLVESPPGRIVDGSIMFEGEDIVKKKQKEMRKIRGNDISMIFQEPMTSLNPVYTVGDQISEAILLHKNVNKKEARKQAVDMLRKVGIPLPEQRVDEYPHQLSGGMRQRVMIAMALSCDPKLLIADEPTTALDVTIQAQILDLMNDLKQRFGMAIMMITHDLGVIAEVADRIAVMYAGKVMEYTDAVSLFKDPKHPYTWGLMHSIPRLDKSVEKLYAIPGMVPSPLDFPEGCKYNTRCELADEKCMAEEPPLEEIEDGHEVRCWHVDELEKLKKKQANYEKEDEHVSL
- a CDS encoding dipeptide ABC transporter ATP-binding protein; amino-acid sequence: MAAREKLLELKNVKKYFPVKAGVFRRTVDYVKAVDDISFHIFKGETLGLVGESGCGKSTTGRTILRLLEATEGDIYFEGKNIVELGKKELRDIRKDMQIIFQDPYASLNPRMTVADIVGEPLDIHNLVDNKKERNERVLEILDTVGLSEDHMKRYPHEFSGGQRQRIGVARALAVDPKIIIADEPVSALDVSIQAQVINMMQDLQDDFDLTYLFIAHDLSVVKHISDRIAVMYLGKLVEIADKKELFENTLHPYTQALLSAIPIADPTYDKERIILEGDVPSPVDPPSGCRFHPRCPKAMDICSEKEPEFKDYGDEHYAACHLLD